Proteins from a single region of Rhipicephalus sanguineus isolate Rsan-2018 chromosome 5, BIME_Rsan_1.4, whole genome shotgun sequence:
- the LOC119394917 gene encoding uncharacterized protein LOC119394917: MFWLKCVTLCAAILRGHCYIPYSTDRCNERPDDIFIYPYYGGGDKPKPPEIGHSYIAKYEMNSIDSNHPAWVEEYFDYDGKRAKISAYVLGVEFVDIYDYGRGTATSYRLSRPESSGWSSKIEDTCETVEMAKFKPALQIPSYPFSKTAKPGPPRMTRSNRALKYGPPYNYTYLEDHIGKETRNIKSEVFRGCINEEHLNFSLRSNFYWGSALPFSYPSGDERMPLYIEIRGPDMNNKAQEIYAMMYVSWFQKDPKFASGTFQIPEGLHCKYWPSRGRLPNMPSSFSYSVEETAFQLDGSGFLKAGFASLSYKKV; this comes from the exons ATGTTCTG GCTAAAATGTGTAACGCTATGCGCGGCTATTCTGAGAGGCCATTGCTACATCCCGTACTCCACAGACCGCTGCAATGAAAGGCCTGATGATATATTCATCTACCCGTACTACG GTGGCGGTGACAAGCCGAAGCCACCTGAAATCGGCCACAGCTACATTGCAAAGTACGAAATGAACAGCATAGACTCCAACCACCCAGCTTGGGTTGAAGAGTACTTTGATTACGACGGCAAAAGAGCGAAAATATCGGCGTATGTTCTCGGCGTGGAGTTTGTCGACATTTACGATTACGGCAGAGGGACAGCCACATCTTATCGACTATCCAGACCAG agAGCAGTGGCTGGAGTTCAAAGATTGAAGACACCTGCGAGACTGTCGAAATGGCGAAGTTCAAGCCGGCGCTTCAGATACCGTCGTACCCTTTCTCGAAGACAGCTAAGCCCGGACCACCACGCATGACCAGGTCCAACCGAGCGTTGAAGTATGGCCCTCCGTACAACTACACGTACCTAGAGGACCACATTGGCAAAGAGACCCGAAATATAAAGTCGGAGGTTTTCCGAGGCTGCATAAACGAAGAACACCTGAATTTTTCCTTACGCTCGAACTTCTACTGGGGAAGCG cgCTACCATTTTCTTACCCAAGCGGAGATGAGCGAATGCCACTATACATCGAAATAAGAGGACCCGACATGAATAACAAAGCGCAAGAGATTTACGCAATGATGTATGTTTCTTGGTTCCAAAAAGACCCAAAGTTCGCTTCTGGTACGTTTCAG ATTCCGGAGGGACTGCACTGCAAGTATTGGCCAAGTAGAGGACGACTGCCCAACATGCCCTCTTCCTTCAGCTACAGCGTTGAAGAGACAGCATTTCAACTTGATGGCAGTGGATTTCTGAAAGCCGGATTTGCTTCGCTTTCGTACAAAAAGGTTTAG